The genomic segment CTTATGCATGGCTTGATAACGCTTAGGGTCTTTCTTATAAAACTGTTGATGATAATCTTCGGCAGGCCAAAAAGTCTTAGCATCTTCAATCGGTACAACGATAGGTTTATCCCAAATTCCAGACTCTGCCAGTAACTGTTTACTTGTTTCTGCAACCTCACGTTGCACCTCATTTTCAACAAAAATCACGGGACGATAATTATCTCCACGATCATAAATCTGCCCTTGTTCATCTGTTGGGTCAATCAACGTCCAATAAAGTTCAACTAATTCTTTATAAGTAATCACTGCATTATCAAATAAAATTTCAACGGCTTCTGTATGCCCAGTATATTTTCCAGAAACTTGGTCATAAGTTGGATCATCCACATGTCCACCTGTGTAGCCACTTGTCACAGATAAAATACCCGAACGTTGTTCAAAAGGTTCAACCATGCACCAAAAACAACCTCCAGCAAAAATTGCACGCTCTGTACTCATATTTGTACCTCCCCCAAAAGAGTTATAAGCTCTATAGGCTCATTATATCACGGAAAAAGTCCACTCGTGCTATAATGAGCTCATGGAAAAAAACGCAGAAAAGCAAGAGTTGCTCAATGAACTTTATAATCTCATCTTAGATAAACATATTCGTGATTGGGAGCGTAAACAACTCATTGATATGAAAAATAATTTAGTAAATCAAGAACGATTTACGGATGAATTATCGCGCTTAGAAATTTCCCTTCGTCCCCTAGCCTTACGGCATAATTTAACTCCAAAGATGACAGATTTCTATGAAAAAATAACAAGCTCCAAACTTTTTGGGCGTGGTGTTGGTGGTATTTTTTAGCGTCCCTGAACAGATAAGATGATAAAAAATTATCCTTTGATGTTTTGTAAGTTTTTATCATGGACTTATCAACCGTGCACACATCTTATCGTCGAATTTGCAACACCAGAAGCTAAAGTATAACCTGA from the Lactococcus allomyrinae genome contains:
- the msrA gene encoding peptide-methionine (S)-S-oxide reductase MsrA, whose product is MSTERAIFAGGCFWCMVEPFEQRSGILSVTSGYTGGHVDDPTYDQVSGKYTGHTEAVEILFDNAVITYKELVELYWTLIDPTDEQGQIYDRGDNYRPVIFVENEVQREVAETSKQLLAESGIWDKPIVVPIEDAKTFWPAEDYHQQFYKKDPKRYQAMHKARERYLALKRFKGKFNFLRKKH
- a CDS encoding bacteriocin immunity protein; translated protein: MEKNAEKQELLNELYNLILDKHIRDWERKQLIDMKNNLVNQERFTDELSRLEISLRPLALRHNLTPKMTDFYEKITSSKLFGRGVGGIF